In Streptomyces sp. NBC_00569, a single genomic region encodes these proteins:
- a CDS encoding oxygenase MpaB family protein encodes MVGTGTDEGRGDPGLFGPGSVTWQVHADPMMWVAGVRALYLQALLPRAVRGVMQNSDFRKDAWGRLMRTAGFVGTTTYGTAEDAERAGARVRKIHRRLKVTDPDTGERYGVDEPELLLWVHCAEIDSYLHVARRSGFRLTDAQADQYVAEHRTSARLVGLDPADVPGDRAGLAAYFERTRPLLAAGPEARDVDDFLRRPPVHPLLIPARATLWRRVSHLAYASLPPYAHELYGRQAPAPAAVTRELRFTGTVLRCVPARVRWQLPPKHILRAMSRLGPGSRPAPYRIGSRTAILDRPGRAQRGDGGDSARCRSRGRPG; translated from the coding sequence GTGGTGGGCACAGGGACGGACGAGGGGCGGGGCGATCCCGGGCTTTTCGGGCCCGGATCGGTGACCTGGCAGGTGCACGCGGATCCCATGATGTGGGTTGCCGGTGTGCGCGCGCTCTACCTTCAGGCGCTCCTTCCGCGGGCCGTGCGCGGTGTCATGCAGAACTCGGACTTCCGCAAGGACGCCTGGGGCAGGCTGATGCGGACGGCCGGTTTCGTCGGGACGACCACGTACGGGACCGCTGAGGACGCGGAGCGCGCCGGTGCCCGCGTGCGGAAGATCCACCGTCGTCTCAAGGTCACCGACCCCGACACCGGTGAGCGGTACGGGGTCGACGAGCCGGAACTGCTCCTGTGGGTGCACTGCGCCGAGATCGACTCCTACCTCCACGTCGCGCGCCGCTCCGGGTTCCGGCTCACGGACGCGCAGGCCGACCAGTACGTCGCCGAACACCGCACCAGCGCCCGGCTGGTCGGCCTCGACCCCGCCGACGTGCCCGGCGACCGGGCCGGGCTCGCCGCGTACTTCGAGAGGACGAGGCCCCTGCTCGCCGCCGGTCCGGAGGCCCGGGACGTCGACGACTTCCTGCGCAGGCCGCCCGTCCACCCGCTGCTGATCCCGGCGCGCGCGACACTCTGGAGGCGCGTGTCGCATCTCGCGTACGCCTCTCTGCCGCCGTACGCCCACGAGTTGTACGGCAGGCAGGCCCCGGCACCGGCCGCCGTGACCCGAGAGCTGCGGTTCACCGGCACCGTCCTGCGCTGCGTTCCCGCACGTGTGCGCTGGCAACTCCCGCCGAAACACATCCTGCGCGCCATGTCACGACTCGGCCCCGGCAGCCGTCCGGCACCGTACAGAATCGGGAGTCGGACGGCCATACTGGACAGGCCGGGGAGGGCGCAGCGAGGCGACGGGGGCGACAGCGCGAGATGCCGGAGTCGGGGGAGACCAGGCTGA
- a CDS encoding serine/threonine-protein kinase — MPESGETRLIQGRYRLLDLIGRGGMGEVWRARDESLGRRVAVKCLKPMGPQHDQSFTRVLRERFRREARVAAALQHRGVTVVHDFGEHDGVLYLVMELLEGKNLSQLLEDNKQHPLPVADIVEIAGQVSAALAYTHEQGIVHRDLKPANIMRLTDGTVKICDFGIARLGHDIGFTARLTGTGIAMGTPHYMSPEQIGGEHVDRRSDLYSFGCVLYEIATGAPPFDLEDAWAVLVGHRDTLPEPPRTHRAGLPGFLDRLILDLLAKEPDERPRDAREVARRIADGRSPSGHVPTVATTPVRQAAVEPRQPVSREPRLPSWTRGMTTGHKAAGPPVLGGTPPDVGAGLAGEWIARPESRRSEQPVRTERPTPAPEVVAHLAARHNAGLSLGRLGRWEEAGEVHRAVAAEREHALGPDHPDTLASRYEVAFTLSRTGRPADALREYRRVTEGRERVLGPEHAETLGARQEMAYVLGQLGRHFDAHQAYTSVLATRERAMGPDHPDTLRCRHNLAYNLSRLGRLEDSYRMACEVASARARVLGASHPDTLVTRCEVGYALGQLGHWTEALHVYHEVAEAREQALGPDHPDTLAARYEVGISLGRLGRSAEALALYRDLVDDRTRVSGPAHPETLRTRHGLGVNLGRMGRWEEALAEARDVCAIRARVLGAEHPDTLVSRREVAVGLGWLGRWADALAEYRQVASAREHVLGADHPDTLASRNDEAHCLEQLGRGTEAVELYRRVAALRQQRASGGH; from the coding sequence ATGCCGGAGTCGGGGGAGACCAGGCTGATCCAGGGCCGGTACCGGCTGCTCGATCTCATCGGGCGGGGCGGTATGGGCGAGGTGTGGCGTGCCAGGGACGAGTCGCTCGGGCGCAGAGTCGCGGTCAAGTGCCTCAAGCCGATGGGGCCGCAGCACGACCAGTCCTTCACCCGTGTCCTGAGGGAACGCTTCCGCCGGGAGGCCCGCGTGGCGGCCGCCCTTCAGCACCGCGGCGTGACCGTCGTCCACGACTTCGGTGAGCACGACGGCGTGCTGTACCTCGTGATGGAGCTCCTGGAGGGCAAGAACCTGAGCCAGCTCTTGGAGGACAACAAGCAGCACCCGTTACCCGTCGCGGACATCGTCGAGATCGCCGGCCAGGTCTCGGCCGCGCTCGCCTACACGCATGAACAGGGCATCGTCCACCGCGACTTGAAGCCCGCGAACATCATGCGGCTCACCGACGGCACGGTGAAGATCTGCGACTTCGGCATCGCGCGCCTCGGCCACGACATCGGGTTCACGGCTCGTCTCACCGGCACCGGCATCGCGATGGGCACCCCGCACTACATGTCGCCCGAGCAGATCGGCGGCGAACACGTCGACCGGCGCAGCGACCTGTACTCGTTCGGCTGCGTGCTCTACGAGATCGCGACCGGGGCGCCACCGTTCGACCTGGAGGACGCCTGGGCCGTCCTCGTCGGGCACCGCGACACCCTGCCCGAACCACCCCGCACGCACCGGGCCGGGCTCCCCGGCTTCCTGGACCGGCTCATCCTCGACCTGCTCGCGAAGGAGCCGGACGAGCGGCCGCGGGATGCCCGCGAAGTGGCCCGCCGGATCGCTGACGGCCGTTCCCCTTCCGGACACGTGCCGACGGTGGCGACAACCCCCGTACGCCAGGCCGCGGTCGAGCCGCGTCAGCCGGTGTCCCGTGAGCCGCGGCTGCCGTCCTGGACGCGCGGCATGACGACCGGCCACAAGGCGGCCGGCCCGCCCGTCCTGGGCGGCACGCCGCCCGACGTGGGAGCGGGGCTTGCCGGAGAGTGGATCGCGCGCCCCGAGTCGCGGCGCAGTGAGCAGCCCGTGCGCACGGAACGCCCCACGCCCGCGCCGGAGGTGGTCGCCCACCTCGCCGCCCGGCACAACGCGGGCCTGAGCCTCGGCCGGCTCGGCCGCTGGGAGGAGGCGGGCGAGGTTCACCGCGCCGTCGCGGCGGAGCGCGAGCACGCCCTCGGCCCTGACCACCCCGACACACTCGCCAGCCGCTACGAGGTCGCCTTCACGCTCAGCCGCACCGGCCGCCCCGCCGACGCCCTGCGCGAGTATCGCCGCGTCACCGAGGGCCGTGAGCGTGTCCTCGGCCCCGAGCACGCCGAAACGCTCGGCGCCCGGCAGGAAATGGCGTACGTCCTCGGCCAGTTGGGGCGGCACTTCGACGCGCACCAGGCGTACACGTCGGTGCTCGCCACGCGGGAACGGGCCATGGGGCCCGACCATCCGGACACCCTGCGCTGCCGCCACAACCTCGCGTACAACCTCAGCCGGCTCGGGCGCCTGGAGGACTCGTACCGCATGGCGTGCGAGGTCGCATCGGCGCGTGCCCGCGTACTCGGCGCCAGTCATCCGGACACGCTCGTCACTCGGTGCGAAGTGGGCTACGCGCTGGGCCAGTTGGGTCACTGGACGGAGGCTCTGCACGTCTACCACGAGGTGGCGGAGGCCCGCGAACAGGCGCTCGGCCCCGACCATCCGGACACGCTCGCCGCGCGCTACGAGGTGGGCATCAGCCTCGGCCGGCTCGGCCGCAGCGCCGAGGCCCTCGCCCTCTACCGCGACCTCGTCGACGACCGTACGCGCGTCAGCGGCCCGGCCCACCCCGAGACCCTGCGCACCCGGCACGGCCTCGGCGTCAACCTGGGGCGGATGGGCCGCTGGGAGGAAGCGCTCGCCGAGGCCCGCGACGTCTGCGCGATCCGGGCGCGGGTCCTCGGCGCCGAGCATCCGGACACGCTGGTCAGCCGTCGCGAGGTGGCCGTCGGTCTCGGCTGGCTCGGCCGGTGGGCCGACGCGCTCGCCGAGTACCGGCAAGTCGCCTCGGCCCGCGAACACGTCCTCGGCGCCGACCATCCGGACACCCTCGCCAGCCGCAACGACGAGGCGCACTGCCTGGAACAGCTCGGGCGCGGCACGGAGGCGGTCGAGCTGTACCGGCGGGTGGCGGCCCTGCGTCAGCAGCGGGCGTCCGGCGGACACTGA
- a CDS encoding phytoene desaturase family protein, which translates to MPAHERYDVVIVGGGHNGLVAAAYLARAGRSVLVLERLGTTGGAAVSTRPFAGVDARLSRYSYLVSLLPHKIVDDLGLDFAVRGRTVSSYTPTERDGRATGLLVGGGEERTRASFERLTGGGREYTAWTEFYETTRRVAERVFPTLTEPLPDRDALRRRVDDDAAWRMLFEEPIGRAVEERFTDDLVRGVVLTDALIGTFADAHDASLQQNRCFLYHVIGNGTGDWDVPVGGMGALTDALATAARVAGAELVTGHEVTRVETDGRRAEVTYESESGAGRVGAGHVLVNASPQALAALVGDEPPAPAEGAQLKVNMLLTRLPKLRDTSVDPREAFAGTFHVAEGYEQLATAYGQAAAGSLPVAPPSEIYCHSLTDPTILAPDLVARGYQTLTLFGLHTPARLFAGDNDAARAELLKATLAQLDAQLAEPIEDCLAPDADGRPCIEAKTPLDLERDLRLPGGNIFHRDLSFPYSQEGTGRWGVETAHANVLLCGAGAVRGGGVSGIPGHNAAMAVLGH; encoded by the coding sequence ATGCCAGCACACGAGCGCTACGACGTCGTCATCGTCGGCGGAGGCCACAACGGCCTCGTCGCCGCCGCCTACCTCGCCCGGGCCGGACGTTCCGTCCTGGTTCTCGAGCGGCTCGGCACCACCGGCGGTGCCGCCGTCTCGACCCGGCCCTTCGCCGGGGTCGACGCGCGACTGTCGCGGTACTCGTACCTGGTCAGCCTGCTGCCCCACAAGATCGTCGACGATCTCGGGCTCGACTTCGCCGTGCGCGGCCGCACCGTGTCCTCGTACACCCCGACCGAGCGTGACGGGCGGGCCACCGGTCTGCTCGTCGGCGGTGGTGAGGAGCGCACCCGCGCCTCCTTCGAGCGGCTCACGGGCGGCGGGCGGGAGTACACCGCGTGGACCGAGTTCTACGAGACGACCCGCCGCGTCGCCGAGCGGGTCTTTCCCACCCTCACCGAGCCGCTCCCGGACAGGGACGCGCTGCGTCGGCGGGTCGACGACGACGCGGCCTGGCGGATGCTCTTCGAGGAGCCGATCGGCAGGGCTGTCGAGGAGCGCTTCACGGACGACCTGGTGCGCGGCGTCGTCCTCACCGACGCCCTGATCGGCACGTTCGCCGACGCCCACGACGCGTCCCTCCAGCAGAACCGCTGCTTCCTCTACCACGTGATCGGCAACGGGACCGGTGACTGGGACGTGCCCGTCGGCGGCATGGGCGCCCTCACCGACGCCCTCGCCACCGCCGCCCGCGTGGCCGGCGCCGAACTCGTCACCGGGCACGAGGTGACCCGCGTGGAGACCGACGGGCGCCGCGCCGAGGTGACGTACGAGTCGGAGAGCGGCGCGGGCCGCGTGGGCGCCGGGCACGTGCTCGTCAACGCGTCCCCGCAGGCACTCGCCGCGCTCGTCGGCGACGAGCCGCCGGCTCCGGCCGAGGGCGCGCAGCTCAAGGTCAATATGCTCCTGACGCGGCTGCCGAAGCTGCGGGACACGTCCGTCGACCCGCGCGAGGCGTTCGCCGGCACGTTCCATGTCGCCGAGGGTTACGAGCAGTTGGCGACCGCGTACGGCCAGGCGGCGGCCGGTTCACTGCCCGTGGCGCCTCCGTCGGAGATCTACTGCCACTCGCTGACCGACCCGACCATCCTGGCCCCGGACCTCGTCGCGCGCGGCTACCAGACCCTCACCCTGTTCGGTCTGCACACCCCCGCACGGCTCTTCGCGGGCGACAACGACGCCGCCCGCGCCGAGCTCCTGAAGGCCACGCTCGCCCAGCTCGACGCGCAGCTCGCCGAGCCGATCGAGGACTGTCTCGCCCCGGACGCCGACGGCCGGCCGTGCATCGAGGCGAAGACCCCGCTCGACCTGGAGCGGGACCTGCGCCTGCCCGGCGGCAACATCTTCCACCGCGACCTGTCCTTCCCGTACTCCCAGGAGGGGACGGGCCGTTGGGGCGTCGAGACCGCGCACGCCAACGTCCTGCTGTGCGGGGCGGGCGCCGTGCGCGGCGGCGGGGTCAGCGGGATCCCCGGGCACAACGCGGCGATGGCGGTCCTCGGCCACTGA
- a CDS encoding acetylxylan esterase — translation MLFDMPLDRLRDYRPEPEEPADFDAFWTKTLDEAARHPLDARFTAHDAGLATVDVHDVTFNGWGGQPVRAWLLLPRGHAEPLPAVVQYIGYNGGRGIPYSWLTWSSLGFAHLVMDNRGQGGGGKNTADTPDIAPEGHGSSSPGFLTRGIEDPHRHYYRRLITDAVRAVDAAKAHPRVDASRIAVLGGSQGGGLALAVAGLRDDLRAAVADVPFLCHFRRASQITDSGPYAEIARWLSGHRFSVETAMETLSYVDGVNFAARATCPAWFSVGLMDKICPSSTVFAAYHRYAGPAEIEVFPYNGHEGGAEYDLPRKIAALGGALRG, via the coding sequence TTGCTGTTCGACATGCCCCTCGACCGGCTGCGGGACTACCGTCCCGAGCCCGAGGAACCCGCCGACTTCGACGCGTTCTGGACCAAGACACTCGACGAGGCCGCCCGGCATCCACTGGACGCCCGGTTCACGGCGCACGACGCGGGCCTCGCCACGGTCGACGTGCACGACGTGACGTTCAACGGCTGGGGCGGCCAGCCCGTCAGGGCCTGGCTGCTGCTGCCGCGCGGTCACGCGGAGCCGCTGCCCGCGGTCGTGCAGTACATCGGCTACAACGGCGGCCGCGGCATCCCCTACTCGTGGCTGACCTGGAGCTCGCTCGGCTTCGCCCACCTCGTGATGGACAACCGCGGGCAGGGCGGCGGCGGCAAGAACACCGCCGACACCCCCGACATCGCGCCCGAGGGCCACGGCTCCTCGTCGCCCGGCTTTCTCACCCGGGGCATCGAGGACCCGCACCGGCACTACTACCGGCGGCTCATCACCGACGCCGTCCGGGCCGTGGACGCCGCGAAGGCCCACCCGCGCGTCGACGCCTCACGGATCGCCGTCCTCGGCGGCAGCCAGGGCGGCGGGCTCGCCCTGGCCGTCGCGGGACTGCGCGACGACCTGCGCGCGGCCGTCGCGGACGTGCCGTTCCTGTGCCATTTCCGGCGCGCCTCGCAGATCACGGACAGCGGGCCCTACGCGGAGATCGCGCGCTGGCTGTCGGGCCACCGCTTCAGCGTCGAGACCGCGATGGAGACACTGTCGTACGTCGACGGCGTCAACTTCGCGGCACGCGCCACTTGCCCCGCCTGGTTCTCCGTCGGCCTGATGGACAAGATCTGCCCGTCGTCCACCGTGTTCGCCGCCTACCACCGCTACGCGGGGCCCGCCGAGATCGAGGTGTTCCCGTACAACGGTCACGAGGGAGGAGCCGAGTACGACCTGCCGCGGAAGATCGCCGCGCTGGGCGGCGCCCTGCGCGGCTGA
- a CDS encoding polysaccharide lyase 8 family protein encodes MTPHASRRTVLIGGAATLALTGLPAAMPFARASESPDAASLLARWQGLLTGGPGLDPADPQIAAAVARIGRAGTSAAVGLDPGRTDGLWPDLTSTTVSNHVTTSFKRLATLATAWAVPGTPQHADAATADLLLRGVDWMLDHRYGPGVARFDNDWDWEIGCALALNDAAVLLHDVLGADRLARVTSAVRHYTPDPNLWRADRQIATGANRVWICTVVAVNAVLRDDSDALARVRDALSDVEGAGANSVLAFNDDQTGTGEGFYSDGSFLQHYKHPYNGGYGKELLGNLSRLLHLLAATPWDVTDPDVANVRRWVTEGFDPLMARGDMLAPVCGREIARSSKQGHVSAQTVIEAVLRLLPGVPAAETDRFTALLKQWITEDTYRDFLAATDLASLVAAREVLGSGVPPRGRLVTHRQYPRMDKVVHHRPAFTFGVSAYSTRIYNYESIQNENLHGWHLSDGMTLLYDDDLGHYSEDYWPTVDPKRLPGTTVLTGRPADAEGQRTTSTADWAGGTVLPGTTLGSYGMDLRAYGSSLRALKSWFCLDDVIVHMGSGVSADAGDAETIVENRKLRDPQAQLTVDGDRFDGSGELSGVRWLHLAGTGGYVFPRPTRVRALREERTATWREINLKYGTDTPVTRPYLTLWQEHGTAPSDAGYCWLQAPGASADRTRRLSLAPPVRPVATTASVHAVRRGADGLLAANFWAGGRAGELSADGPASVLVRPEGKTVTLAVSDPTQLRDRVTLDLALRGLTLARADTGVRAERTSAGTRVTVDTAGARGATFALTLTRS; translated from the coding sequence ATGACTCCGCACGCCTCCAGACGCACCGTCCTGATCGGCGGCGCCGCCACCCTTGCCCTGACCGGGCTCCCCGCCGCCATGCCGTTCGCGCGGGCCTCGGAGAGCCCCGACGCCGCTTCTCTGCTGGCCCGTTGGCAGGGGCTGCTCACCGGCGGCCCCGGTCTCGACCCGGCCGATCCGCAGATCGCCGCCGCCGTCGCCCGGATCGGCCGCGCCGGCACCTCCGCGGCCGTGGGCCTCGACCCCGGCCGCACCGACGGCCTGTGGCCCGACCTGACCAGCACCACCGTGTCCAATCACGTCACCACCTCCTTCAAACGGCTGGCCACGCTCGCCACCGCCTGGGCCGTCCCCGGCACCCCGCAGCACGCCGACGCCGCCACCGCCGACCTCCTGCTGCGCGGCGTGGACTGGATGCTCGACCACCGCTACGGGCCCGGTGTCGCGCGGTTCGACAACGACTGGGACTGGGAGATCGGCTGCGCGCTCGCCCTCAACGACGCGGCGGTCCTCCTCCATGACGTCCTGGGTGCCGACCGGCTCGCACGCGTCACGTCCGCGGTGCGCCACTACACGCCCGACCCCAATCTGTGGCGCGCCGACCGGCAGATCGCCACAGGTGCCAACCGCGTGTGGATCTGCACGGTCGTCGCCGTCAACGCCGTGCTCCGCGACGACTCCGACGCGCTCGCCCGCGTCCGTGACGCGCTGTCGGACGTGGAGGGGGCCGGCGCGAACAGTGTGCTGGCCTTCAACGACGACCAGACGGGTACGGGCGAGGGCTTCTACTCCGACGGCTCCTTCCTCCAGCACTACAAGCACCCCTACAACGGCGGGTACGGCAAGGAACTCCTCGGCAACCTCTCCCGCCTCCTCCATCTCCTGGCCGCCACACCGTGGGATGTCACCGACCCCGACGTGGCCAACGTGCGGCGCTGGGTGACCGAGGGGTTCGACCCGCTGATGGCGCGCGGTGACATGCTCGCGCCGGTGTGCGGCAGGGAGATCGCGCGCTCCAGCAAGCAGGGACACGTCTCCGCGCAGACGGTCATTGAGGCCGTGCTGCGCCTGCTGCCCGGCGTCCCGGCCGCGGAGACCGACCGTTTCACCGCGCTGCTGAAGCAGTGGATCACCGAGGACACCTACCGCGACTTCCTCGCCGCCACCGACCTTGCCTCGCTGGTGGCCGCCCGCGAGGTGCTCGGCTCCGGTGTCCCGCCCCGCGGGCGGCTCGTGACGCACCGTCAGTACCCGCGGATGGACAAGGTCGTGCACCACAGGCCCGCCTTCACGTTCGGCGTCTCCGCCTACTCGACCCGCATCTACAACTACGAGTCCATCCAGAACGAGAACCTGCACGGCTGGCACCTGTCCGACGGCATGACGCTGCTGTACGACGACGACCTCGGCCACTACAGCGAGGACTACTGGCCGACCGTCGACCCGAAGCGCCTGCCCGGCACCACCGTCCTCACCGGGCGCCCGGCCGACGCGGAGGGGCAGCGCACCACCAGTACGGCCGACTGGGCGGGCGGGACCGTACTGCCCGGCACGACGCTCGGCTCGTACGGGATGGACCTGCGGGCCTACGGCAGTTCACTGCGCGCGCTGAAGAGCTGGTTCTGTCTGGACGACGTGATCGTGCACATGGGGTCGGGGGTGAGCGCGGACGCGGGCGACGCGGAGACGATCGTCGAGAACCGCAAACTGCGCGATCCTCAGGCGCAGTTGACGGTCGACGGCGACCGCTTCGACGGATCCGGTGAACTCAGCGGCGTCCGCTGGCTGCACCTCGCCGGCACCGGCGGCTACGTCTTCCCCCGCCCCACCCGCGTTCGGGCCCTGCGGGAGGAACGCACCGCGACCTGGCGGGAGATCAACCTCAAGTACGGCACCGACACCCCGGTGACACGGCCCTATCTGACGCTGTGGCAGGAACACGGGACGGCACCTTCCGACGCCGGGTACTGCTGGCTCCAGGCGCCGGGCGCGTCCGCCGACCGGACCCGGCGGCTCTCCCTGGCACCGCCCGTACGCCCCGTGGCCACGACGGCGTCCGTGCACGCCGTTCGGCGCGGCGCGGACGGGCTGCTCGCCGCGAACTTCTGGGCGGGGGGCCGGGCCGGTGAGCTGTCCGCCGACGGTCCCGCCTCCGTCCTCGTACGGCCCGAGGGCAAGACCGTGACCCTGGCGGTCAGCGACCCCACGCAGCTGCGCGACCGCGTCACGCTCGACCTCGCGCTGCGCGGTCTGACCCTCGCCCGCGCCGACACGGGCGTCCGGGCCGAGCGCACGTCCGCCGGGACACGCGTCACCGTCGACACGGCCGGCGCGCGCGGCGCCACCTTCGCCCTCACCCTCACCAGGAGTTGA
- a CDS encoding right-handed parallel beta-helix repeat-containing protein: protein MSRIARTVLVAALTAAAPLALPAHPAAAASAYYVGPSGSDANAGTSASAPLATIQHALDVAPSGAVVHLAAGTYRQDAVTRRANVTLTGPSSAVVKGAGNARVIQVQHDGTVLDGFTLDGLHGSSTSLDGYRLKLVYVMSTTPGNGVGGLRITGMTLKNAADECLRLRYLVTGAEVSGNTITDCGVADFRFGAGGKNGEGIYLGTAPEQQGDNGAPDAAPDVSRNNRIDHNTIATRGNECVDLKENSTNNYVEYNDCSQQRDPSSAGLDARGSGNILRYNTVHDNTGAGIRLGGDTTADGVDTSVYGNTITKSAGGGIKFMRTPQGPVCTNKMSGNTGGDAVGTYGSAYDPTGPCPA from the coding sequence ATGAGCCGCATCGCCCGTACCGTGCTCGTCGCCGCCCTCACGGCGGCCGCCCCGCTCGCGTTACCCGCGCACCCCGCCGCCGCGGCGAGCGCGTACTACGTCGGCCCTTCGGGCAGCGACGCCAACGCCGGTACGTCCGCGTCCGCGCCCCTCGCCACGATCCAGCACGCCCTCGACGTCGCCCCGTCCGGCGCGGTCGTCCATCTCGCCGCGGGGACGTACCGGCAGGACGCCGTCACCCGCAGGGCGAACGTCACCCTGACCGGGCCTTCGAGCGCGGTCGTCAAGGGCGCGGGCAACGCCCGTGTCATCCAGGTGCAGCACGACGGCACCGTCCTCGACGGCTTCACCCTCGACGGCCTGCACGGCTCGTCGACGTCCCTGGACGGCTACCGGCTCAAGCTCGTCTACGTCATGAGCACCACGCCGGGCAACGGCGTCGGCGGGCTGCGCATCACCGGCATGACGCTCAAGAACGCCGCCGACGAATGTCTGCGCCTGCGCTATCTGGTGACGGGCGCCGAGGTGTCCGGCAACACGATCACCGACTGCGGCGTCGCCGACTTCCGCTTCGGCGCGGGCGGCAAGAACGGCGAGGGGATCTACCTGGGCACCGCCCCCGAGCAGCAGGGCGACAACGGCGCTCCGGACGCGGCGCCCGACGTGAGCCGCAACAACCGCATCGACCACAACACGATCGCCACACGCGGCAACGAGTGCGTCGACCTCAAGGAGAACTCGACGAACAACTACGTCGAGTACAACGACTGTTCCCAGCAGCGCGACCCCAGTTCGGCCGGCCTCGACGCCCGGGGAAGCGGGAACATCCTCCGCTACAACACCGTGCACGACAACACGGGCGCCGGGATCCGGCTCGGTGGTGACACCACGGCCGACGGCGTCGACACGAGCGTGTACGGCAACACGATCACGAAGAGCGCGGGCGGCGGCATCAAGTTCATGCGCACCCCCCAGGGCCCCGTCTGCACCAACAAGATGAGCGGCAACACGGGCGGCGACGCCGTGGGCACCTACGGCAGCGCGTACGACCCGACCGGCCCCTGCCCCGCCTGA
- a CDS encoding DUF624 domain-containing protein, with the protein MATALSPGRFADRGLLRRLEFVAYPAAAGAAFAVLALGVVTWLPALAALARALQRWRTDGDSRVFSGVLRAFPHYWRSLWRHGLLSTGVVALLAVNTLYLLGSSSPYAFVLLAAQAGIAAAVVVHHTALAACAGIAPEASAGAWTRGALALSFGSPARGTALLGAAVSAVLLSLVVPLGPLLLGPSVPVLLALSFADPSPTGRNPS; encoded by the coding sequence ATGGCGACCGCTCTCTCACCCGGCCGCTTCGCGGACCGGGGGCTGCTGCGCCGGCTCGAGTTCGTGGCGTACCCGGCGGCCGCCGGGGCGGCGTTCGCGGTACTCGCGCTCGGGGTCGTGACCTGGCTGCCCGCCCTCGCCGCGCTCGCCCGGGCTCTCCAGCGCTGGCGCACGGACGGCGACAGCCGCGTGTTCTCCGGCGTGCTCAGGGCCTTTCCGCACTACTGGCGCTCGCTGTGGCGGCACGGCCTGCTCTCCACAGGCGTCGTCGCACTGCTGGCCGTCAACACCCTTTATCTGCTGGGCAGTTCGAGCCCGTACGCCTTCGTTCTCCTGGCCGCCCAGGCGGGGATCGCGGCGGCCGTGGTGGTGCATCACACCGCGCTCGCGGCCTGCGCGGGCATCGCTCCCGAGGCGTCCGCCGGTGCGTGGACGCGCGGCGCGCTCGCTCTCTCCTTCGGCTCGCCCGCCCGCGGCACCGCGCTCCTCGGCGCCGCCGTCTCCGCCGTACTGCTCTCGCTCGTCGTCCCGCTCGGCCCGCTGCTCCTGGGGCCGAGCGTGCCCGTTCTGCTCGCCCTGTCCTTCGCCGATCCGTCCCCGACCGGAAGGAACCCCTCATGA